In uncultured Propionivibrio sp., the sequence ACCGCGAGGTGGTGTCGAGTCCCGCCACGCTGATCTGTTCAGCATATTCCGGGGCGGGCTCAAGCAGGTGCAAGGGCGGCAACAAGCCCCCTTCTACCGCTTCGGGGAAGAGCAGCACCTGCTTTTCGCGCTCGATGCGCTTTTCGACCTTGACCGAACGCTTGATAGTAACCTCGGGCGTTTCCACGACAATCGGTTCGTGCGGCGCCACCCGCTTCTTTTCGACCTCGACGACGGCATCGCGCTCACGCGCGACTTCGCGCCCGATACGCCGGTCGCGCCAGCGATCGAACAGGTGATACGAGCCGCCCAGCAGCATTTCGATTGCCCGACCGAGGCGTTCGGCCGCACTGATCCACGACATGCCTGAGAAGATGCTCCAACCGAGCATCCAGATTGACAACAGAACCAGCGTGGCCCCTGTATAGCCGAGATAGCGCACGGCGACGCGCCCGATTTCCATGCCGAGAACCCCGCCCGGCGCCAGCGGAAGTTGAGCCTTGAGAGAATAAAACCGTAGCGCCTCAAGTCCGCAACTCGACACGATCACCGCGACGAAACCCAGCAGCGCAATATAGAGAGGACGCCGATCCACCCCACGCAAACCGTCGAGACGGCGATATCCCCACCACACGCAGGCGAGCAGCAACACCACCCACCACCAGGCGGAAACGCCGAATACATAGAGCAGCAAATCGGACAACCAGGCGCCACCGCGACCGGCAGGATTCTGCAAGACCTTGCCCTGAACCGCATGCGACCAGCCGGGATCGCCTTTCTGATAGCCCCACAACGACAGGGCAAGGAACGCCGAGAAGGCGATCAAGGCCAGCCAGCGCGATTCCTGCAGCACCACGGCGATTTTCTCGGGCAAAGGACTCGGCGTCGCCGCAGCGACGCCGACCGAAGCGCCGGAGATCTTACGTGAGATGGCCATGGATACTGCGACTCGTCAGGAGAAACAAAGTCGCATTATAACTGCCCAAGGCCAACAACCGGGAACCTCGCGGCCAGGGCCGCGATCCCCCGGCTCCAGCGCATCAGTCCATCGTAATAACGATGTTCCCGTCATCGATCCGGATGTAACCGCTTCTTTCCAGATCCTTCATCACCCGCGTTACCATCTCGCGCGATGCCCCCACGAGCTTGGCCATATCCTGCTTGGTGACCTTGTGCCGGATGATGCGCACGCCACCGACCACTTCAGACAAGTCGAAAAGGTTCTTGGCGACGCGACCATAGACATCCATCAGGGCCAGCCCTTCGATTTTCCAGTTGGCCTGACGCAGACGCGTGACCAGACTCTTCATGATGTTCAGGCTGAGATCCGAACTTTGCTTGAAGGCCTTCACCAGGTCATCCCTGGATATCTCAAGCAATTCGCAGGAATCCACCACGACCACGTCCGCCGAACGCAGCTCGCCGTCGATCAGACCCATTTCCCCAAAGCACTCGCCCTGCGAGAGAAAGGCAAGAATCACTTCCCTGCCCTCCGAATCACGGCTCAGCACCTTGGCACTCCCGCTCACGATTACATAGAGCGCACTTGTCTTGTCGCCCGCAAATACCACGGTGCGGTGCTTGGGAAACTTGCGCCTTACCGCGACGCGAGCCACCAGTTCCAGCTGTTCATCGGGGACTCCGGAAAACAGCGGTACAGCCCTGAGCGACGCCAGATTAGACGCCATATCACACCCCCTGAAACAGACCCCAAAATGTCGAAATAATTATTAGGCTTGGCAATACCGGCTGCCTCTAATTGTCCGGATCAAGCCGGTATAATTATCCTAGTCCATTTCTAGGAGGAAAAACAACATGTCCCACGTCACCCGCCATTCTCCTCTCCTGATTTTGGGTTCCGGTCCGGCTGGATATACCGCCGCCGTCTACGCCGCACGCGCCAATCTCAAGCCCGTTCTGATCACCGGCATGGCTCAAGGTGGACAGCTGATGACGACCACTGAAGTCGACAACTGGCCAGCCGCTGCGGAAGGCATTCAAGGCCCGGAACTCATGCAGCAGTTTGAGGCCCACGCCCGTCGTTTCGAGACCGACATCGTTTTCGATCACATCCACACGGCAAAGCTGGGGGAAAGACCGTTCACGCTGATCGGCGACGCCGGCTCCTATACCTGTGACGCACTGATCATCGCCACTGGTGCTTCGGCACAATATCTCGGCCTGCCCTCCGAGGAAACCTTCGCCGGCCGCGGCGTTTCCGCCTGCGCCACTTGCGACGGGTTCTTCTACCGCAACAAGCGCGTCGCGGTCATCGGCGGCGGCAACACGGCGGTCGAGGAGGCGCTCTATCTCGCCAACATCGCCAGTCATGTCACGCTCGTCCATCGACGCGACAAGCTGCGCAGCGAAAAGATCATGCAGGACAAGCTGTTCGAAAAAGCCGAGGCCGGCAAGGTCACGCTCAAGTGGAACGCGACCGTCGATGAAATTCTTGGCGACAAGACCGGCGTCACCGGTCTGCGTATCAAGAGCACCCAGACGGGCACCGCCGAAGACATCCCGCTCGACGGCGTTTTCGTCGCCATCGGTCACAAACCGAACACGGACCTTTTTGTCGGGCAACTCGAACTGGACAACGGCTATATCGTCACCCAGGGCGGCCGCCACGGCAATGCCACGCAAACCAGCATCAAGGGCGTTTTCGCCGCCGGCGACGTGCAGGATCACATTTATCGCCAGGCCTGCACCTCGGCAGGCAGCGGCTGCATGGCGGCACTCGATGCCGAGCGCTATCTCGATCAGTTGAGCGGCTAAACCGAGCCTCGCACGCTGCAACCCGAGGCCCACCGACGTCGCCTTCACCCGGAAGGCGGGCGTCGGTTTGCCTGTTTCAAGCCCCCCCTGCGCCTTCATGAAACATCCGCCCCCTACCCCAGAGGACATTGCCGCATTCCGCGCCGCGGTCGCCGACGCCGTGCCCTTGTCTGCGGACATCCGCGTCGTCCACGAACCGCCAAAACCGCGACCGAGGGCGCGCCAACGCGAACAGGACGAGGCCGCCGCCATTACCGAATCGCTGCATGGTCCGCTCGAAATCGACGACCTCGTTGCGCTCGGCGAAGTCACGTCTTACCTGCGCACCGGACTTCCGCGCAACGTGCTGCGTGATCTGCGGCGCGGACGCTGGTCAATCCAGAATCACATCGACCTGCACGGCATGAATCGCCACGAGGCGCACGAAGCCGTCAGCCAGTTTGTCGCCGAATCACTTGCCAGCGGCAAGCGCTGCCTGCGCATCGTGCACGGCCGCGGCTTCGGCTCGCCAGGTCGCGAAGGCGTGTTGCGGCATCTGGTCAAGGGATGGCTGATGCGCAGCAAGCATGTGCTCGCATTCTGTCACGCACCGCTGGCCGACGGCGGCGAGGGTGCGCTGTGGGTACTGCTGCAGGCGAGCGAGGGACGCCCGCCCCGCTGAAACGACACGACCCGCCTCTGCGGGTCGCGGACAAGCGGAAAACTGTGGCTTAGACGGCTTCTTCGCCGGTCTCGCCGGTGCGGATGCGAACCACCTGTTCGACGTTGGTGACGAAAATCTTGCCATCACCGATCTTGCCCGTATGCGCCGCCTTGATGATCGACTCGATCGCTGCCTCGACCGAACCGTCCGGAACAACGATCTCGATCTTCACTTTCGGCAGGAAATCGACGACGTATTCGGCGCCGCGATACAACTCGGTATGCCCTTTCTGACGACCGAAGCCTTTGACCTCCGTCACCGTCAACCCGGATACGCCGATTTCCGACAACGCCTCGCGTACCTCGTCGAGCTTGAACGGCTTGATGACAGCTTCGATTTTCTTCATTCACTTTCTCCCGGAAAAGATGAGGGCTGGATTCCGACCCAATCCTAACAGAATCAGAAGGGATCGCGGTAGCGATTGGTTATCGGATAACGCCAGTCCTTGCCGAATCCGCGCTGCGTCACACGAATACCGACCGGCGCCTGGCGCCGCTTGTATTCGCTGATCTTCAACAGGCGCACGACACGACGCACATCCGCCTCGGCATAACCGCAGGCAACGATGTCTCTGGGACTGATGTCGCGCTCCATGTAGGCCTCGACGATGGCATCGAGCACCTCGTACGGCGGCAAGCTGTCCTGGTCGACCTGACCCGGCTTCAACTCGGCCGAGGGCGGCCGCGTGATGATTCGCTCGGGAATCGCATACGACACCGTGTTTCGCCAGTTAGAAATACGGTAGACCAGCGTCTTGGCGATATCCTTGATCACCGCGAATCCGCCGGCCATATCGCCGTACAGGGTGCAATATCCCACCGCCATTTCCGACTTGTTGCCCGTCGTCAACACGAGCGATCCGGTCTTGTTCGACAATGCCATGAGAATCATGCCGCGGATGCGCGCCTGCAGGTTCTCCTCGGTCGTATCTGCAGGCAATCCGGCGAATTCCTTCTCGAGCATCGCAGCAAACGTCTTCATTGCCGGCTCGATCGGAATTTCGTCATACTGGACGCCGAGCAGCCGGATCATTTCGCGCGAATCGTCGAGGCTAATTTGCGCGGTGTAGGGCGATGGCATCATCACTGCACGCACCTTGTCGGCCCCCAGTGCGTCGACCGCCACGCAGAGTGTCAGCGCCGAATCGATGCCGCCGGACAGACCGATGATGGCGCCCGGAAAACCGTTCTTGCCGAGATAGTCGCGCACACCGAGTACCAGCGCCTGGTACACCTCGGCTTCGACCACAGCCGGTGCGGCAATCGGTCCGGCCAGCGGCGCGCCGTCGACGATCTCCACGATTTCAAGCGCTTCTTCGAAATGCGGCAGGCGACAACGCACCTCACCCTGAGCGTCGAGCGCAAACGAACCGCCGTCGAACACCAACTCATCCTGTCCACCTACGAGATTGGCATATACCACCGGCAATCCGGTGGCGGCAATCCGTTCGCGCAGGACCTGCGCACGCAAGTCGCGCTTGCCGATGTGGTATGGCGACGCATTGAGCACCAGCAGAACCTCGGCGCCGGCATCGCGCGCCCGATCGGCTGAGCCGGCTTCCCAGACATCGGCACAGATATTGATGCCGCAACGCACGCCCTTGATCTCGACGACGCAAGCCTCGTCGCAGGCGTCGAAATAACGTTCCTCGTCAAAGACTTCATAGTTCGGCAGACGCTGCTTGCGGTAGGTCGCAACCCGAC encodes:
- a CDS encoding cyclic nucleotide-binding domain-containing protein — encoded protein: MASNLASLRAVPLFSGVPDEQLELVARVAVRRKFPKHRTVVFAGDKTSALYVIVSGSAKVLSRDSEGREVILAFLSQGECFGEMGLIDGELRSADVVVVDSCELLEISRDDLVKAFKQSSDLSLNIMKSLVTRLRQANWKIEGLALMDVYGRVAKNLFDLSEVVGGVRIIRHKVTKQDMAKLVGASREMVTRVMKDLERSGYIRIDDGNIVITMD
- the trxB gene encoding thioredoxin-disulfide reductase, with the protein product MSHVTRHSPLLILGSGPAGYTAAVYAARANLKPVLITGMAQGGQLMTTTEVDNWPAAAEGIQGPELMQQFEAHARRFETDIVFDHIHTAKLGERPFTLIGDAGSYTCDALIIATGASAQYLGLPSEETFAGRGVSACATCDGFFYRNKRVAVIGGGNTAVEEALYLANIASHVTLVHRRDKLRSEKIMQDKLFEKAEAGKVTLKWNATVDEILGDKTGVTGLRIKSTQTGTAEDIPLDGVFVAIGHKPNTDLFVGQLELDNGYIVTQGGRHGNATQTSIKGVFAAGDVQDHIYRQACTSAGSGCMAALDAERYLDQLSG
- a CDS encoding Smr/MutS family protein, whose product is MKHPPPTPEDIAAFRAAVADAVPLSADIRVVHEPPKPRPRARQREQDEAAAITESLHGPLEIDDLVALGEVTSYLRTGLPRNVLRDLRRGRWSIQNHIDLHGMNRHEAHEAVSQFVAESLASGKRCLRIVHGRGFGSPGREGVLRHLVKGWLMRSKHVLAFCHAPLADGGEGALWVLLQASEGRPPR
- a CDS encoding P-II family nitrogen regulator, with translation MKKIEAVIKPFKLDEVREALSEIGVSGLTVTEVKGFGRQKGHTELYRGAEYVVDFLPKVKIEIVVPDGSVEAAIESIIKAAHTGKIGDGKIFVTNVEQVVRIRTGETGEEAV
- a CDS encoding NAD+ synthase is translated as MPKIAIAQMNATVGDIPGNAAKILDFAKRAKALGADVLLTPELMLCGYPPEDLLFREDFYAACERELDALALALPDLDMIVGYPLLQDGRSFNAASLLRGGRRVATYRKQRLPNYEVFDEERYFDACDEACVVEIKGVRCGINICADVWEAGSADRARDAGAEVLLVLNASPYHIGKRDLRAQVLRERIAATGLPVVYANLVGGQDELVFDGGSFALDAQGEVRCRLPHFEEALEIVEIVDGAPLAGPIAAPAVVEAEVYQALVLGVRDYLGKNGFPGAIIGLSGGIDSALTLCVAVDALGADKVRAVMMPSPYTAQISLDDSREMIRLLGVQYDEIPIEPAMKTFAAMLEKEFAGLPADTTEENLQARIRGMILMALSNKTGSLVLTTGNKSEMAVGYCTLYGDMAGGFAVIKDIAKTLVYRISNWRNTVSYAIPERIITRPPSAELKPGQVDQDSLPPYEVLDAIVEAYMERDISPRDIVACGYAEADVRRVVRLLKISEYKRRQAPVGIRVTQRGFGKDWRYPITNRYRDPF